atcttttgaaatacaggcagaagaagattctgggagcagtacaaagaagaacgagtctaaagaagtgccgcagggatctccgcgaatataatattccgctagcagccttgctgagcgaagacgggactcgcacgtcttctcgtcgtgagatggaaatcattgcgGAGAGGTTCttctcgaaccttttccgttaatcaactcctgtgtcaagacCGATCATCCCTTTTGGTGAATTTCCACCACTGGTTCTACCTTCGGAattacgagtcgctatcaagagcgtGAAACCTGGCACATCCCCCAGACCTGATTTTGTATCAGCacactttcttcgggctggtcgccatccacttcatgtaatcttagcagcgcacatgacatctaccttcagaaagaaaggatctcaGACCATGGAAGACCTTgcaaaccgttcttatccataagaaaggtgaccgaggggaccttcggaactactgTCCGacatgcttgctgagcgtgttatacaaagtattcatgAATCCCAGcttcaagaacaagctggattccgtcaggggttcagctgcttggaccacatccacaCCGTGTCGAGAGTCATAGAGGTttccgggaataccgcctgcccctttcAAGCTTCGTCGACtctgagaaagcctttgacagcgtagaaacgaatgaaatactgtcagcgctggtcgatcaaggcgtggacgcgtcgtatgtgaggacattagccaattgctacgatcgatgcacgactaggatacagcttttccaccgccctctcaccatacccattggaaaaggggtacgacaaggcgataccaTATCGCCGAAGCTATTCAATCAATCTAATGCAATCGAATGGATAACGTAATCattttcttgggaagaaaggggcatacgtgttgatgaaagatttctttcgaaccttcgtttcgcggacgacatcgttctcttttcgagcagtaccagtgaagcagaaacgatgctcaacgaattgaacgaagtagggaaaagaatagaactgcgaataaacagaaagaagacacagttcatgaagaacgcctactgcgaggacggaggagtacaacctGATGGCTCAAAAATCGTGggaacttcgtcatacgtatacctcggacgttctatgaacatggaaaacgacttgaagggagaactgaatagaagaatgagagcatcatgggcagcattcgcagtcgtcagggaagctacggccTATCTTcacagctccgacttaagaggaatgtcccgtcttcgtgACCCAGcagaatatgtatcgaaagcaaaacatggaTGGGCCGGTtccatcatgagaagaatcgacgatagatggactaaaagaacgctagagtggatcccaagtgatactaaacgccctcgagggagaccgccaacgagatggggtgacgtgttcgctagacggatggaccagctgagagctcagctggatacggctcaaggacctcgtcaacgtcactcacgaaacttgcgaacatcttggatgacaatggctaGGGGCCCgccacgtccagtgaagacgggccatctaagtatctaagtaagtaagttcGCAAGGGTTTGCTTGTGGAAGTCTGAATCGATTCGATATGTAACAACCAACTCTTGAATAAATGCTTCATTATTAAACCAtacataaaattaaatataacaTAGAACTTTGTcatgaacaacaaaaagaagaataattgaGCATTTGTTAGTGCTAAGTATGTAATGGCTTCACTGTGGGACCATAAAGGCACAAATTTCGCTTACTCCAGTAAGCAATCGGATTCGATTAAAGCTTTTTGCATAGTCCAGGGAATGGAACTTAGCTGATACACCTTCATAAATAAAGGCTTCCTCTGAGTTTCTACGAGAATTTCAGAAGGATCGTAGGCAGCCAAGTAACACACCTTCTGCCCTATGACTATGGTTAGATTTAAAAATAGCAACAATCGCTAGATTTGTTACTGATATCTGTGGAGCAATGAGGGCTTTTCTGTAGGAGCTCAACGTTGGCGATTCGATTACTATATTCATTCAACCTTAGCGGGTTATTCAAAGAATAACCCTCCAAGGTATcaaaaattaacgaaaaagACAACCGCAACCAGTTGTATCTCGGATTTAGAGCTGTCACGAACGTTAGCTTCCAGTCTGATCTTTGCCGTGCTGTTCAGTTCCTTCATCAGAGATCCTGAGGATTCTTCTTGTTcacaatcttttctttttcttcacgttCAGGATCTCTAACAGTTCAGAACTTTGCAACAAACCAAAATATCTAGACACACGCTATCTTATCTTATTCAGAACAGTAACAAAAGGAATCCTCTCTAGACGCTGAGCACCCAACAAAAGTGGTCCACCGATCAGTATGCATACAATAAATTCGTAGTCGCCTTTGGTAAaatcacattttaaaaaatcaatagtgaTTATATCACAGATAGAACCTATGGTCAACGGGACATATACATTGCACATTGAGAagacaaaacaatttttccttttcttcttacgGCAGGATATATACGGAAAGACTGCCTCGTGAATGAATAATTACAAGTATAGATATCGATTAAGGCGGGGAAGTGAGAGGAACGTGAATTTTGATATGACTACATGAGACTCAAAGAAACAGcagatatacatatatatcaaAATTCCTATAACATATTCACTCCAGAAAGCCATGACATGGCAAAATCGAGAACGTAAAGGGCAGTGTTGATGAAGCAGAGTATCTGAAATAAGTTCAGTAGTTTGAGGGAATGAAACATAGCGTGATGTAGGTCCGAGTTGCTTGAGAGAACCGTCGGGGAAAATCTTTGAAGTTTGGATTTCTCCGCCCAGTAAGGTTAGACATACACAGCACATGGCCTCTATCTTGTACTCTAGAATCTGTTTTCgactttttactgtttttttttaatccgcCGGTCTCAGTCAGAATTCTTAGTAATGGacgaaatgaatttttgaatacatCGTTCGAAAGCATAGAAAGTGCTAGTTTCGAATATGCTCacagaattttgttttatcaAGTGTGTCCTAAAAACAGGCGGAATTTCCTCTTATGATTGACACCTCGACCATTGGCGTATCCCGCGGAAATATCTTCGATGAACAAAAACGACATTCTTGggttttgtatttgtttcccAAAAATTGGACAAATATTTGACGTATTCATAATCAGGAAGTCATTCGAAACATTTTGCTACCCAACATCACATGTACCACGAGATATCCATTGTCTTCGGAAGTTGGCGAAAGTGCTACATCGAAAGTAAGTAAGAAAAGTACGGATTATTATTGATTGTCATCTTCAAATCTATGcgtcattatcattatttgtgGGTAGGAAAGTTACTCGGAAAATCTCTCGTTGAACTATGTACTTGTTCTTTGTgttcttgagaaaaattcaaacactAGATTTCTGACTTGATGAAAAAAGCTTAGTTTTTCCAATGCTAGACTTACAACTTTGCTCTGAACTACCTTTCTGATCATTTCTAGCGCACGAGGTCATTACATTCCGTGTTGTAGATTCAAAAAATCTTGCGCCCGATCCTGATACCAAAGCATAGAGTGTTGATTTCTATGTTGAATGCGTGGATTTTGactcaacaaaaaaacctcTGATGGAAATTTCGGCTTTCACTCACCGTTGCTATGATCCACTCGGCTCTGTGACAAACTAAGTTTATTCGAGGCCCGTTCGGTGGATAACATGCCGCGTAATATGCTTCCAAGCACGACGCTAATAAATAAGCTAGGATCGCGATCAATGTCACGTGAGCATCCTGAACGTGTCGTTCTTACTTGCTCAGTGAATGAGTCATCACACATTTGTGAAAGTCAAATAAAAATCGTAGACAAACAAGAAGAACTCACAACTTTTCGCCACATATGCACAGTATTCGCTAAGAAACTTGTTAGTAGCAGTACAGCAGTGAATATCGCCCACGTTGCCACTATTCCAACAACGGCTCCTACAAAATCATCGCGTTTATACTTCGACGCTTCAGTGTGTTACTATCATACGTGTTCGAACACATGGAACATTAACATTACCCTGCCATTCCGTGTTTGTTCGGATCACAAAATCATGGAATGAAGTGCCTCGCATTGGACCAAGCACTAATCCTAATATAGCTGCTCCCAAGATCTGAAATAGGAGTTACGAGTAGACTAGTTTGTCAAAAAATCGCCTATTATTGGCTACATCActagtttcttttctaaataGACTTCTCAAAGGGGGTACACCACGAAAGTCCTGGgaaacgacgtgggaaacaGTCTTCCTGTACGACTTTCTACGAGTTTTTCCACGATATGTCTGCATCCACCTCTGTACGCGGGCCGCGTCTGGATTATCAATGAGGTTTCTCCAGCAGCTTGGTCAAGCAAAACCAGTGGACACACTGCTGGGAGGATTGATGCGTGTGCaaggggaggggaggggcGTAAGGGCCTCGAAGGAGAATTcgtacagaaagaaaaaaaatcacacggATTCTTTCAGGACGATTACATAGAAGGATTTGAGCGTGAAAGTGCTTTACGCTGCAAATGTTATCTTTTCGTGCAGAGATccaaacatcgtcaatttcctgGTATCCCGCCTCAATCAAGCTTTAACGAAGGTGTTGCAGCGAAGCAAAACAGTGAGTCAAAAGCTTTGACCGAGCTCAGTCACAACGGAATTGCCAGCTCACCACTTCGCCATGGGGACCTACCAGCAGCAGGACATCTGTTAGGTCCCCAGCGGTGATGTGGTGACCGTGACCAGATGTTTGCGCTCTAAATGGAGTAAGACGTAACCGACACTACATGGTAGATGAAACGGTGCTAAAAATCTGAGGAAATATTTAGGAACAAAGGTCTTTCGTAGATTTTCAAACGTCTAATAAATCATACgaaacgaaaaacaacaaataaataacacttGCCAGTTCCGCAGCTTTGACCCCCACTCGTGCATACATAGGATATTTTTTCGTATCCAACTTCTTATCCGTTCGTAACATTGTAGACGGAGGATAGGTGGTGTAGGATGGTGCGTAGAATGGTCGTAACCGTCGTAACGTTGTTGGGGCCTGGAGAAATCCAGGTGTTTGGGGACTCAGAGAAGCCGCGCGTGAGTTAAAAGGGTGAgataacttaattttttttgtcacctGACCTCATTGACGTAAGCTCGTTGAAACTGTGAGTTGTAGTCGAGTGGCGCTCCACCAAAATCAGTTTCCTAACAAGGCGGCGACCATTTGTAAATTGTTTAGGGAGGAAAGCAAAAATACCAGAAAAATACCTGATACTGTGATATTCGATATGTGTAAGGATCACGACTCTTTCTATATACAGGTGATGGTTTCTTGGTCGGACCCGAGAATGCCTCAAACGATATTTTTTCACCAGGATAAGACGACTgataatgaaatataaaacGACTTAGACTCGTGAGTTAAGACTAAACATCATGAATTTGATCTAAGCAGcattagaataaaaagaatagagtAAAAGCAAGACGTCAAGTtctaagaaatgaaatttattcaaaaaaccAATGCTTAGACAGATGTTTTAAGTGCAAATTCCAGCGGTTGCTACCTTAAATTGTCGCTTTTCGTATGGATCAGCGGATATTCCGCGCGACTTCCTAGATGTCGCTGTTGTTCGCACATTGGCTGGTGCACGACCGGGTGCAGtcctaaaataatttaaatgaattaattaacTGACAggtattcagaaaaaaaaacgctattgCAGTTTCAAGAAAATCACTACTTTTGTTCTGTCGTTAGCACAGTTCGAAAATATCGTTTCAAAATGCTGAAGAAAGCccctctgtttttcttcttagaaatTCTGGCACATTGCCACAACTGAGAGTGCAATGCCCTCAACactttctcgcttttttttcggtcgTCTATCACTGTATTCCCACGCTCTTTCGCCATGTTCGCTCACAGATCAACTTGTGCATTTCTATTCATAAGTAGATCATTGACATCAATTGTTTGAtatcgtttgtttgtttgagagggcgggtgtagtgtggcagttagaggttccatCTGAGGtccgaatccgccctagtgctcaccaggcTTTCCATCCCTTtggggtcgatagattggtaccagacttgcctgggaggataaaacactgacttgacacatcggcggCCTATACATtaccgcaaatcattgtagaggccagttacatgttcataaacctcaaacgattctgagttgaagtgaacgtggacgcacatcccaagcgggttgattaatgccagaagttttatccttttattgttTGATATCAGCATTTATTGTGCGACGGTACGACATGAATGCCAGATATCCAATCTGGGACAGCATGGGTGTGCCACAAAAACGAGAACGACACGGCTAAGAAGCCAAAGCCAGTCATGTGAAAAGCGATGAAACTCACCGAGACCGTCGCGGTGGTGAAGGCTGTGGTTGCGGATACGGTCGGTAAGCGCCGGATGCACCGGGATAAGGCCCATACGCGCCCGGATAAGCCTGACTACTTGGCTGATAGGCGTGATTGTGATAGGCCTGACCATTACCGTAGTAGGGTGTGTAGGTGTAGCCACCTCCATAGTACGGATATTGTTGCGCATCGCCGTAAGCGCCATCTAAATTTTAGATTTGTTAAACTTTTTTCGGAAAACAATTATTAACTGAAGTGAAGCCTGAACCTATGTAAGCGTTTTGTCCGTACGGCTCATGACTATAGCCGCCATTGTACACGCCAGGCATATAGTAGGCGGCGTTGATCGGTTGCGCCGTGTACCCGCAAAAAGGATCCTGAAAGTACACGTCTTGGGCAGATGAAACGCGACAAAGTACAATTTAAGTACGGAAACTGAGAAGGTGTGATATCtataaagaaaatagaaaaacgatTTGAGAAGGGAAGAAAGCATTGACTTTTCCGAGGAGAGTTTGGCGCAGTTAGGGTTGTAATTTGTTCAACATGGTAACTTTTTGCgatgtttcaaattttcttttaaggcCATTATCGTACACAgacattttttcacattatttgTATCTACTTGAAATATTAATCATTTGCgaaatttctatttaatttcgttgcgaaaaaaaagaaaattatctcGACAATTAACAATAGGACACCCATGGAAAGAGTTTTAAACTGCTCTAAGAAAATTAGTAACAATGCGAAATAGTTTATATGAACTTGCAGTAGCTCTGCAGTAAATAGAATCTGACATCAGAGAAGAACAAACAGCGGCTGTTGAAATTGGGCAATAACATTAGCAAGTAACAGTGATGGATCGCgtacatgtatgtatgtacttcCAATGACTAACGCAGTACTCAGAAGGAAAAAGTACTAAAGGAAGAAAGTACTAAAGGAAAAAGTCAGTAAGAGCAATCCAAACGGAGAACTAGCGCCAGTACACATTTTCCTAGAGGTTCAATAAATTTTCGAGAGAGCGAGGAACTACACCAcctttccctctctttttaaaagaatatatttagaatttttgttgGTCGCGTGTTGACAACTTATTTCTAACGTAACGTTTACACCTCCATTcatcacatttttcatttctcagttTTCAATGCAGCCGAAAATCATTTCTTAGCTTAGCTAGTCTGTTATGTTAAGTAATCGTGGATGAGCCGAACTCATCCTATAGCAGTTCTACAAATCCTGGGCACCGGAAGGCTTGAACctgtacaaaataaataatagtatcaAAAAACccacaatatatatatatatatttgaaaaaagcaacaaaaaagtacCGTTGGAGATAAGATATGAAAGTAAACATAAGACGCAATATACTTTGGAAGTAATTAGGTGAACAAACAGAAAGGgttcaaatattattttaaaacaacCTAAAGAACTCGAAATTTCGAGTAAATAACAGTATAAAATGAACAGGTTTCTAAAGTTTGTGATAACGTGCcaccttttttacttttttaaaggcattttTAAAGGCGAATCACTTACAATTTTGGTTACTTGCAGCTCAGTTTTCTAACTtacttcataaaaaaaaaatctgtaaaaaagagttttaagcagaaatttctaaattacttcattcaaaaaaatctgtaagAAAGAGTTTTGAGCAAAAATcttttaagagaagaaaattctagaaaagaaCTTCATTCGTAGATTTGCTTAAACAATGACAAGTGATATCCATAGTACAGAACAAATCCACTCCGGATAAACTGTGACGTGATTCGATTGAAGCACTATCAACGCTGATCATCGCCCTTCCCAAGGATACTGTATTTACATTGGGTGTGGCAGTTGACTTTTGTGTGATGAGACGACTGCACGTCGTCTGCCAGTGAAAATTTACACCACTTACGCATTTCTGCGGCCAATTCACTCATTTCTTCACCCAGGGGCCTACTTCGGGTGGTTTTTAAAGAGCCCGGGCCACATTTACGGACGAGTCATCACCAGAAGCACCAACAGCAAAAATGGAACGCATTGAAGGTCACCCATAACAGAAAGTATATTTGCTAGAACATGAGAGGTCTTCtgataataatttttgaatatattGAATAAAATACCTGGCTgcccaatccgcttgggatgctctAACGCTTTGAACTGCGATTCGGAGTCGGTGAGATGTGCGTTTTAGGAATGAGTGCcagcctctacaatgacttgcgagggcaaTCCGATGTAGAAACTCGGCGTTTTCAtgctcacagacaagtctagtaacaatttatcgatcctAGAGGGTGGAACGGTTTTGTTGGCGCtaggcggttttgaaccatcgatcgccCACAGAGTTAATGTATGCTATATTAACATTAATAGGTCTATAGTATTGATTACGGTATTTATTAATCGGGCTGGTGTAGCGGGCAGTGGAAGAGGTTCAGCTGCACTTGCACAGATTTGAAAATActctgacttgacacatcgactagtaCAAGTAAGTCGTTGAAAGGCTgctcaattgaaaaaaaattgaaacgaaaaaaattaaaatgaaattgaatggaagtcgaacgcatagTCGCATCCCTACAAGGGTTGATCAACGCTGTGCACTTTATTCTCCATACTTTACTCATTAATCGactattttttagttttagcaTTCAATGCCAATAGCGACTGTAAAAAAGGGATtgtaaaagatgaaaattacTATCTACTCACAAgccaaatatttatttgtatcttGACTCGGCTTATCATACTGGGATAGATTACTGCATTAAGTTCAAGAGGTGTCACGACAAAAACGGACCCATATCCAGACGTAAACTGTCACCTTCTTTAATGTTAGAGTTTCCGAAAACCTGCATTAGTgccgaaataaaaataatgagtgactgaaaaaaaaagaaaagtgagtgACTAAGTTGGGAATGTGGATCGGCACTAAACGTTACGAAAAATGAGGCCCAATTGAGCAGATGAGGAAGAATAGCAGGACAGCGGGATCGCCAGAAAAGTGGACAGAAAAGGtcaacagagaagaaaaaccagcagcaaaaaaaggaaataacaaacaaaaaaagaggatttggatgaacagagaaaaaaacgatgatCGAAACGCAGTTCTGAAAAAGAGGACAGACAAACAGTTAGAAAAAAGGGGAcaagagaaaatgaagtggAGAAGTTTAGGTAGTTTACAAAGGATGCACACAGAAGATGCGTAATGTGAGATAGGaagggagagaaaaaagaatgatttaaaaagaggaaaaccgAACCAAACGATGAAAACGATACGAACAGATGCGCAAGCGCTATCTATTTATGTTCAGAGAAAAGTAgccaattgaaaaaaattggtgttATTATTTGAAGGATCGACTAGAGTGATTCGACGGATATCCAAAGATTGCCTCGATTCGACTCGATAGAGTTCAGCGCCAATGCTGCACTCAGTTATAAATGTGGGATGACTGACGGACGAAAATGACTACATGAAGAAAGACAGCtgtgagagaaaaataaaactcttTTCGTCGAGGGAGGGGTAGATTTTGTTGGGAGATTTGTTGGAAAACACACGGATATTACCAGTAGAGAATACGGCATCACCATAGAAAGTGCTAGAGCAACCTCGAAAAGTCCACTGAAGAAAAAGTCAGCAAGGTCACATTAATCATATTCGTCTCCAATCTCGTATTTTCTTATCTGCAAAGGACTCGTAAAAATTCTAAAGCGCTTCCACCAATAGACTGAACTGAACAGATCAGCCtgtagaaggaaaagaaaagggcGAACTCtagggaagaaaaattctctagCCGTGCTTATGTGGGTCGAAGACTGACGAACTGATACGACAATAGGATCAATAACCGAAATGGCCTCATGTGCGGAAAATTCGCGGATATGTCAATAGTGAGGACTGGCAACCTAAGCTAGCACTATCTAGTGGACACCAAGTGCTCTTCTTAGGACATCTTGGACGCACCCcgccgaaaaaaaacccgcGCGCACACACCCCAACAACTGCACAACCCGACATCGGAGGGACAAAACTAATCCGGTCTCAGGATAGGATATGTAAACATTGGTAGCTCAATAGAGCCGCCCTTGGACAGAGCCAAAGAACAGTTTCCAAAAATGCTGCTTAGGATAATCGGATAAGGGAACGAGTTCAGCCATGGAAGAGACTGCGGGAAGCGCCGCCACAAAGTTCGAAGAGGGAAAGGTGCGGGATCAGCACTCTCACAGAAATTTCGCCATATTCAACGCATCTAAAGACGAAAAAGGGAAATTCTCGTGAAATTGCCGCagctgaaaattttttatggGTGTACATCGTAGGTATTAGTGTTTTCAACAGCTTAACCATTAAAAGTAGTGAAGTCAATAATCATTACTTGGTAGAAGGAGGCTGAATAGTCTGAACAAGCGAGATAAATGGAGTTAAAGTGGATTACAGAGAGCCCGTGCTATGTAAATGGTAGAATACCCGAACTACGCATGTGCTGTTATTGTACCGCTATTGTGCTGCGATTTTCATCGAGCAATTTCAATTTCCATGTGGGCAAAATATAGATGggcacatctttttttcaggccATTAGCAACTGATCGGGGAAGCAACGAAAGGTCCTTTAGCTAGTTtttctgttagttttttttttggatataaCGCTAATCGCAGCTACCGTTAATCATTTAAATATTTGTATAGACATTGAACCccgttattgatttttttcgaaagatctTCATCTACTTTTGAAGACAGGATCcaatttttgtattattaaaTTTCCACCGAAGAGATTTGATTTTCGCTTGAGAAAACGGGCAGGATTATcactctatttatttttcgatttttttattggacCTCTTCGAGGTTCAAATTCAAGGCACTTAATAtaacattttcattcttttaaaattttcaaatatttaggtaaataaaaacaagcaaataataaataatacaaatagtGTAAGAGTGCGATGAGTAATACACAATTTATTAATATAAACAATACAAATAAGTTAATTGCAATGGTCATAAAATGCTCCCTTTTCATTTCGCTCAGATAAAGTCTTGTTAATAAGTAGAAACAGATGCTCTTCCGCTTTTCATGCTGTCATTGTGCTGCTATCTACAGCTACATAGAAAACTGGTAATGATtaaaatagaacagaaattcacacgaaatgaagaaagaaattgagcAGAGCAGTCACAAAAAATAGATGGACAGATAATAAACATATATAAAGATCTTCTAATGTACTGCAGTAATAAATATACACCAACTATGGAAAATGCTCAAAATtccgaacatttttttctaaaactaataaaataataaggataaaaagataacgggtctggcgttaatcaatccgcttgggatgcgcccccacgctcactttaattcagaatcgtttgaggtttacgaacgtgtaactggcctgcataatgacttgcggggccagccgatctgtcaactcagtgtttttatcctcccagacaagtctggtaccaatttatcgaccccggagggatcaaagggttggtgagcactagggcggattcgaacctccgattgatcgtgcaggaagcggaacctctaaccgctacaccacatccgcccttaataaaataatacaatctACAAAACCAGCTGTAAGTTCAATAGCACACAGCTTCACGTTTAGTGCAAACCATGCGAAGGAGATCAACCGTACTTAGGAATTTGGTTGATGGTTTGGTTTCCCGCCAAATTTTTCAACACTCGACGCCAAATTTAGGTCCTCTCCTCCTCCTTTTGGGAGGAGGGATTCGAAAAGCTGTGCTAGCGTTGGCGTCGAGTGTCAGACGGGGATGATACACACCTCTGATCTCAAGGCCGTTTTTAAACTGTTTACGAAATGGTTGTGGCAGGAAACTTATACATTTACCTAATAGTTCTCTGAATCAAATCATTTGGTCCTTTGAATTGGTTTC
The Necator americanus strain Aroian chromosome I, whole genome shotgun sequence genome window above contains:
- a CDS encoding hypothetical protein (NECATOR_CHRI.G1925.T1), whose amino-acid sequence is MLLRGLRACAERASKPHTTNLDRISKTTKELLERRMTLRFDPNASQIDRQKKILGAVQRRTSLKKCRRDLREYNIPLAALLSEDGTRTSSRREMEIIAERPIIPFGEFPPLVLPSELRVAIKSVKPGTSPRPDFVSAHFLRAGRHPLHVILAAHMTSTFRKKGSQTMEDLANRSYP
- a CDS encoding hypothetical protein (NECATOR_CHRI.G1926.T1) — translated: MLNELNEVGKRIELRINRKKTQFMKNAYCEDGGVQPDGSKIVGTSSYVYLGRSMNMENDLKGELNRRMRASWAAFAVVREATAYLHSSDLRGMSRLRDPAEYVSKAKHGWAGSIMRRIDDRWTKRTLEWIPSDTKRPRGRPPTRWGDVFARRMDQLRAQLDTAQGPRQRHSRNLRTSWMTMARGPPRPVKTGHLSI
- a CDS encoding hypothetical protein (NECATOR_CHRI.G1927.T2) encodes the protein MPGVYNGGYSHEPYGQNAYIDGAYGDAQQYPYYGGGYTYTPYYGNGQAYHNHAYQPSSQAYPGAYGPYPGASGAYRPYPQPQPSPPRRSRTAPGRAPANVRTTATSRKSRGISADPYEKRQFKAFSGPTKKPSPVYRKSRDPYTYRISQYQETDFGGAPLDYNSQFQRAYVNEAPTTLRRLRPFYAPSYTTYPPSTMLRTDKKLDTKKYPMYARVGVKAAELILGAAILGLVLGPMRGTSFHDFVIRTNTEWQGAVVGIVATWAIFTAVLLLTSFLANTVHMWRKVDAHVTLIAILAYLLASCLEAYYAACYPPNGPRINLVCHRAEWIIATILCFINTALYVLDFAMSWLSGVNML
- a CDS encoding hypothetical protein (NECATOR_CHRI.G1927.T1), translating into MISRVKIQINIWLDPFCGYTAQPINAAYYMPGVYNGGYSHEPYGQNAYIDGAYGDAQQYPYYGGGYTYTPYYGNGQAYHNHAYQPSSQAYPGAYGPYPGASGAYRPYPQPQPSPPRRSRTAPGRAPANVRTTATSRKSRGISADPYEKRQFKAFSGPTKKPSPVYRKSRDPYTYRISQYQETDFGGAPLDYNSQFQRAYVNEAPTTLRRLRPFYAPSYTTYPPSTMLRTDKKLDTKKYPMYARVGVKAAELILGAAILGLVLGPMRGTSFHDFVIRTNTEWQGAVVGIVATWAIFTAVLLLTSFLANTVHMWRKVDAHVTLIAILAYLLASCLEAYYAACYPPNGPRINLVCHRAEWIIATILCFINTALYVLDFAMSWLSGVNML